In one Polaribacter sp. ALD11 genomic region, the following are encoded:
- the moeB gene encoding molybdopterin-synthase adenylyltransferase MoeB, whose protein sequence is MMLTSEEKKQYNRHLILNEIGREGQLKLKQAKVLVIGAGGLGCPVLQYLTAAGVGIIGIIDDDVVDQSNLQRQILYTVDDIGLSKAKTAAKRLSRLNPFVNFKVYQEKLTKENAILVFSNYDIIVDGSDNFSTRYLANDAAVITNKPLVYGAIFKFEGQVSVFNYKGSGTYRCLYPTPPKPNESPNCSEIGVLGVLPGIIGSLQANETIKIICGIGAVLANKLLMYDSLQMNQTVLKYEKDIKLEINSLETDYDFFCGILSKEEISLEELQKNKEKYNLLDVREIWEREEYHIGGQHIPLGELLKRIDEVHQNKNLVVYCKSGIRSKKAIDILVENNYNFKILNLKGGCF, encoded by the coding sequence CATGCTTACATCAGAAGAAAAAAAGCAATACAATCGTCATTTAATTTTAAATGAAATAGGAAGGGAAGGGCAATTGAAACTAAAACAAGCCAAAGTTTTGGTTATTGGAGCTGGCGGATTAGGTTGCCCTGTTTTACAATATTTAACTGCTGCAGGTGTTGGTATAATCGGTATTATTGATGATGATGTTGTAGATCAAAGTAATTTGCAACGTCAGATTTTATATACGGTTGACGATATTGGTTTGTCAAAAGCTAAAACTGCTGCAAAGCGATTGTCGAGATTAAATCCGTTTGTGAATTTTAAGGTGTATCAAGAGAAGTTAACCAAAGAAAATGCCATTTTAGTATTCAGTAATTACGATATTATTGTAGACGGAAGCGATAATTTTTCTACGCGTTATTTAGCAAACGATGCGGCTGTTATTACGAATAAACCTTTAGTGTACGGAGCCATTTTTAAGTTTGAAGGTCAGGTAAGTGTGTTTAATTATAAAGGAAGTGGCACGTATAGATGTTTGTATCCAACGCCACCAAAACCGAACGAATCTCCTAATTGTTCAGAAATAGGCGTTTTAGGCGTGTTACCCGGAATTATAGGAAGTTTACAAGCCAATGAGACTATTAAGATTATTTGTGGAATAGGAGCCGTTTTAGCCAATAAATTATTGATGTATGATTCTTTACAAATGAATCAAACAGTATTGAAATATGAAAAAGATATTAAATTAGAAATTAATTCTTTAGAAACGGATTATGATTTTTTCTGTGGAATTTTATCCAAAGAAGAAATTTCTTTAGAAGAACTCCAAAAAAATAAAGAAAAATATAATTTATTAGATGTGCGAGAAATTTGGGAAAGAGAAGAATACCATATTGGAGGGCAACATATTCCTTTAGGCGAGTTATTAAAACGTATAGATGAGGTTCATCAAAATAAAAATTTGGTAGTGTATTGTAAATCTGGTATCCGAAGTAAAAAGGCGATTGATATTTTGGTTGAAAACAATTATAACTTTAAAATATTGAATTTAAAAGGAGGTTGTTTTTAA